From the genome of Streptococcus oralis:
CCAAATGGATCTGTCGCATCGTTGATGATAATATCGTAGTCATCTTCGCAGTTTCGCAAAAAGCGTAGCCCATTTTGGTAGTAAATGGTAACACGAGGATCATCTAAGCCCGCAGCAAAGTCTGGGAAATACTCACGACAGACCTCAACCAACATCTCATCTGGTTCCACAATATCGATTTGCTCCAGTTCAGGATAGAGGGTTAATACTTGAGCAACACCACCGTCACCACCCCCAATAACCAAGACTTTCTTTGGATTCGGGTGGACAGCCATGGGAACGTGAACAGTCATTTCATTGTAAACAAAATCATCCGCATCTGAAAACAAGACATGCCCATTTAAAATCAGTATTTTTCCAAAAGCTGGCGTATCCAAGACTTCGATATCCTGCCATTCACTTTTACCAGCGTATAGTTGCTTGGCTGTTCTCAGGGACAATTT
Proteins encoded in this window:
- the speE gene encoding polyamine aminopropyltransferase translates to MDLWFSEVHTPDVKLSLRTAKQLYAGKSEWQDIEVLDTPAFGKILILNGHVLFSDADDFVYNEMTVHVPMAVHPNPKKVLVIGGGDGGVAQVLTLYPELEQIDIVEPDEMLVEVCREYFPDFAAGLDDPRVTIYYQNGLRFLRNCEDDYDIIINDATDPFGHTEGLFTKEFYGNSYRALKEDGIMIYQHGSPFFDEDESACRSMHRKVNQAFPISRVYQAHIPTSPAGYWLFGFASKKYHPVKDFDKEGWKKRQLFTEYYTANLHVGAFMLPKYVEDILEEEEGKK